One part of the Pseudopipra pipra isolate bDixPip1 chromosome 3, bDixPip1.hap1, whole genome shotgun sequence genome encodes these proteins:
- the LOC135411754 gene encoding uncharacterized protein LOC135411754 — protein MYIREVPQKEGKDVLSSLNEGPLSEGRCHRGPQKATVTGDPGPTREASARPSDGEQLLRNARLYRPLSYLQVTFSSSTYGPSAVLASLPNRRGLRSSLAAGRGLWSPSPLCAGRGCDPGSSPPPSPAVHPSRPGMCAEPSRPRLWKLGWARGNARGQRPVPGGASPALGSKRAPASSISLFGWKYKSENNPSGESRRYLAVMF, from the exons ATGTACATTCGGGAAGTGCCACAGAAGGAAGGCAAGGATGTTCTCTCTTCACTGAACGAGGGACCACTGTCAGAAGGCAGGTGTCACAGGGGACCACAGAAAGCCACCGTCACAGGGGACCCCGGGCCGACCAGGGAGGCCTCAGCTCGTCCTTCAGATGGGGAACAGCTCCTAAGGAATGCTAGGTTATACCGCCCCCTCAGCTACCTGCAAGtcaccttcagcagcagcacttacGGGCCGAGCGCTGTTCTTGCTTCCCTCCCAAACCGGAGAGGTCTGCGGTCCTCGCTCGCCGCAGGCCGGGGACTGTGGAGCCCGTCGCCGCTCTGTGCGGGGAGAGGCTGCGATCCCGGATCTTCCCCCCCGCCAAGCCCTGCGGTTCACCCCTCCCGCCCCGGTATGTGTGCTGAGCCTTCCCGGCCCCGGCTCTGGAAGCTGGGCTGGGCCCGCGGGAACGCCCGGGGGCAGCGCCCAGTCCCGGGGGGCGCTTCTCCGGCCCTCGGCAGCAAAAGGGCTCCGGCGTCCAGCATTTCCCTCTTCGGCTGGAAGTACAAGTCTGAAAACAACCCAAGCGGGGAGAGCAGGCGATACCTG GCAGTTATGTTCTGA